ctgaatccattctatttcttttaccattcttttaccagctttattatttttctccttctggtcttaaaataatccgtgtacctagcctcaaatataatcacccatagttggctcaaggtactttattattgtgggagaatcatatccaacatatatccatatcctccttttgaggtcccatcttagttctctgtggtggagcaattagtacatagacagcacatccaaatattttatgatggggtatgtctggctcttgacccgttaataactgtgataggggatatctatgctcactaaatggcttgatgcgtattaacttaggtgcatgcaAATTTCGTGTGGtccaagctgtgaatgggagttttgacctcataagttatggtatatcaatcagctatttgcgctttaaaagatttcgggcaagccgttcttggtatggacatgtatcacagaattgtccacacttaccccgatggacataccataatcatttaaacgcttgggacatgtattcaccagtattatctagacatatagtctttatttatgaaaaaggagctcgtagccgttttactggtgatggcctaatgagtttcccttgtgtacatgctacacacatgagattctttgggataactcttcatatcttttaatgtgtgccttttgaatatcaatttttgcatcatgtctggaccaggatggccaatccagTCGTGccataaattgtatattttcgcaggcttttagcctctatcatactgatctatgcatagtctaggtcagtagagaatgcagttatagtctttaggacttattatggccttgagcgattttatatatatatatctgaaggaactctttgtttccttcgcctattgtttcaatatggaaaccattcattcttatatctttaaaattcaATAGGCTACTCTTGCTCTTAGGgttgggtgaatataaggcatcactgatttctagatgcatacccttaggcaataatatattagcctagccatagtcttctttcagactggcgatacctaatttagtacttatattgacatttttcagtgtactcatatagaaaaatcattcattcatttaatctaagaagacaatgtaataaaaataaattcaaggagataaaaatcagagaaagcatacaagcaaagcaatcacacaagtttgatgtcgaaatcagattatcaacttgattcttttaggcaatcataagtctcatattccataagattatcttgatcatgttcgaaattattttcaccatctttatagaccaagtgggtttcaggattcttccctttcagactctctttgatagaggtcacaaaaatgtttggaagtccttcatatcttagcccaatggttccccattccacatctatggcacactgatttggtcgagctttgtggtttaaaggatataccacggccactgccttgaccatggctcaaattggattgatacccacggcctctgcaATAGTGATTCCCaaggccaaatgtgttatagtggccatggccacgtcctttccaccctccacggctaTGACcatgtggtctatcattctggatgtggttaccttttttttttcttctgcggccttattggtatcaggtaatggggttaattcaggaggtctcaattcactgtttctcatcagtaatctattttttttgcccagctagcaatagactcatccatgAACTTATAGTTCTGGATTCtaggattcctccaatcaaataggacctttggtaataacaccgttctttggtgatcatatcttgattttttaactTTGTCCAAAGGTCttgaggattctctatagtcagatactgatctttgagactcttaataagatgatggctaataattaatattgccatgtatcaatctttctcatttggcattatcgccttttgtgattcattcaccaagtctttttgactttaggataatctttgtatccaatgcccaccgtaaataattatctccagagagatttagggcatcAAAATctaggttgattttcgacatctcaaatcatacatcactcaatatttaggtataattttcatgcggacttactcttaaaaataatcaattcggatttcaatcttatgaggacaatgagactatcaatcttaaaggcatttaatcaatcagtcaatttctagcaagtctcagcaatactatttctatgtgctcataatattatggtttatcaagactagcaaaaatggattcaattaatcatgcaattagggtttaacaatcaatggattttagcaagactagtaaaaagatttattaatcactcaatcagtttctaggctgattttagcaatactagaatatagatttcaagcatgaatttcaatgaatcagtttcaagactgattttagcaatactagaatatagatttcaagcatgaatttcaatgaatcagtttcaaggctgattggtatttagcataaaccatgtgtaaataatttatctagtattcgaatttatcaaacctcaaaaacatataatcagatcaatcaatttaatcgaacttagcatacaatcttaaacctcaagacattagattttatcatgaatctatcaacctagcatacggattctcaattctcaaagacatccaaatcagatcaatataacctatcatacggattatttagagtttctatttaaaacagatcagattacaaaactatcagtcctagcagatgatattaaacctcaagaatcatgcaatcagatcattcggattttaaacaagtaaacctcattcaatctatcaacctatcggattatataagcaaagcaagctagcaacctatcggattcaattaatgttttaacaggctggtcggtttaacaattttaaatctgatgaacaattaaccaagcaggatgagaaaataaatctatcaatttaacggtgaaacaattctagcaacatagcatcagattcaatcagatttaaaacctcaatgatcaaaaccgaaaacagttttgatttcaaaatattcgattagggttttaatatgcgatttgataattatagtataattaattctgatacttatattatttaggttttatagatatatggttagggtttatcggattttaacttgtaataACCGATTTGGgtttttaatcatgtaggaacatgatttagggtttggggtatcgaacttttagagcttcgatttactcaattgagatttttgatctattaccctatggttttgattcataaagattagggttttagggtttcattctttatcaatcaattcatgttcgattatgggttctttggttttgaattaccttttaaccttagatgattgttgaatcggatcaccaaaggagttgagccgcaAGCTGAACACGAACGGACCGCGAGCTAGACACGAACgggccgcgagctggacacgaatgggacgcgagctggaatggatcgagtcgcttctatcgggtcgcggacgtcctttgttgcttgatcgggaatgccttgatcgtcggacgcgagctgtaacagatgcgggaacaagatacgcgatcggggtttagggttcgtcggatcgccggctagggttagagttttagggttttttcgatttgggtattagcttagtGATTTAGAGTTtcatgctgataacgtgttataaaaataatgaaaaagtctatctttattcataacatggaagttccttatataagagattacactgtcatagataaatgaaaatattataaatcataatctcttggttgtGAGCCATCcgcaatctggttcataacatttttacattaatatttttgtcGGAACTGCCTCAGTTCAGTTATCCGGTCTGTGAGAGCCCGGTCGAATTCAATTTCATCAATCCAGCAATACCCGGATTAATCCAAGCAGTATGTGGTTTAATCGGTCAAATCGTAACATGTTTGCTATCCGGTCTGCATTGAATATAAACCggataaaataacataaaccgGTGAGATGGTAAATGATaccagagagagaaaaaaaagggtTAGGTTCTCTCACTTCACCAAACAGTCGAGCTACTTCTCTTTCATCAATCTCCGAAGAAGAGCTTCTCTGCCTTCTAAAAGGTAACCAGTTTTCATTTTCATTCGCATTGTTGCTGGGTTTTGAAGTCATCTTATGATTACTTGCCTTCATGAgcttttcgaatttcaaaatgTCAAAGTTACGATCTTTGGATTTAGATCTAGATGTTATTAAAGCTGTTGATGTTAatggttttagaaaaaaaaatagttatgatGAGCCTCTAATGCTGTCAACAACGACAAATCCGACCAGTTTAGTCATATGACATgagtgtttttgttttaattttctcaGGGAGGTTCTTCGGTTATGGTCAATGCCTTAGATTTGCAGAGCTTTATTCTCAGAGCTCGAGTGCTTAAACTTTACAGGCAAGCTTTGAAGATAGCTCACAGAGCTCCTCCTCAGGCTAGAGGTTCGTGTTCTTGTATTCATTCATTGGAAACTCTTTGATGATGATAGTAAGCTCGCTTGTTCATTCATGCCTATAGGGGAATTAAAACAGAGTATTAGGCAAGAGATGGAGAAGAACTGTGAGTGCAAGGACAAGCAAAAGATCAGGTATTTGATTAGTGAAGGATTAGAGAGGATTAAACAACTTGATGAGATGTTGGACATGCAAGGCCATTGAAATCGCTTTGTCCTTTTGTTGTAATGTATTGTTGTTTCTGAAAGCATATGTTTTGTCTGATAAAAGTAAAGTACAAAAGAAACATGTGTTCTTCTTGAACATATATTCATTTGGTTTGATGCTTAGTTAGGTTCAATATCTGAAAAATCAAGTGTAACAAATATGTGTGATAATAACAAGAATGATGATGTACTTTTTACTTACCAAACACATCCACTTGCTAATAGGACACAGCTTGTTTGAGTCTAATGTCAGAATCATGTTCTGCTCcacttgttatatatatatatatatatatatatatatatatatatatatatattttgcaaCACAGAGATCTCTCGTGGCCTATGAATTATGAAAGGTAGGTCAGTCTTTCTTCATCAATGGCGATAAAAGTTTAACAAAAACCTCCCGAGTCAACCCAGCAACAAACTCCACGAAAGCAGCTCCTTCCAACCCCCTAATCCTCCCCAAGCTCCAGAGCGAGAGCGAGAGCGCTCTCTCTCCACCCTCCTCCGCCACTACCTCCCCCTCGCAGGTCGCCTCGCTCGCTCTCTGTTCTTTCTCTGCAAGTTACATTGTTCCTGAACCAAGGCTTCTCCATCGGGATAGCAGCTCGTTACTCTGCTAATAATGGACGGTAAATCAATGTCTATGTGTTGTAAAATCAAGGGCTCACTTATGTAACACACGGAACCATAGGGGACATAACTCCGTTTCTAGATCGTACCCGTCCCGCTGGTCTTGACGCAAGAATCTTGGAGGTAGTGTCGAAAGAACAAGAACAGTTTGAGATCGCTTAAGCTGCCTCCTAGTGAGGAGATTAGTCCAGACATGGTCCGGATCACACTCGAGTTGACTCGGGAGAACGTCACAAACTCAAGGAGCGAGCTAAAAACGAGTCGGCTCGGTCTCACCTCGAGCTTCTTCACTTGTCGACGTTCTTTGGTCATGTTTTGGTGAAAACGCGTGGAGGGTACGCGGTTTGGTTCTTGTACGCAGCTGATTTCACCTAACCATCGAACCGGTTTGGGTTATACGAGTCGGATTTTGGGTGGGGGGAACCGGTTAGCTGTGAGACTGTGTCTATTGACCGGAACTAGACTGTTTGAGAGGAGGGATGAGGCTGCTGGTGTGGAGATTTGTGTTTGAACAAGCGTGAGATGGATTTATTTGTTTCTCTGTTTGAAAATGGTCTTTAAAAAAAAGCTGAAACAATGGATATGATAATAGTACTGTCATTGGAAACCTCgtcataaaaaaaatcaccaaTTTGGACTGAGGCCTAATAAAATGTGTCTCAACATCAAAGGTATGTTAGAAGACGCAAAGAGGTGAGTTAATCTGTTTTCTAAGGGGGAAAGACATTTGGCTTGTTTTAAAGAAAGTAGTGTATGTTATAAATCAAGGGAtgaatgtccataaccggtccaaACCCTAGAAAAAAGAGACATAGCCGAAACTTTAGAGAGAGGTGAGAGAGGCGACCGCATACcttagaggagagagagaggcggccacaagcttTGGAGAAAATGAAACcctatttatttttccttatatatgtaatctttccatttatgtatttagtacTTATCCTAAATCTAGTTGGATtaggatttgtactctttccttttatctctatcttgtaaccCTTATATAAGGGATGtcttattcattaatgaaataCACAGAACTATTCAGTCTTCAATCTtctaattacaacacgttatcaacaCGATTGTTCTCTGCAATCTAAGCTAAAATCGCCAATCCCTTAAACCTAACCTATCCGGCGACTTTAACCTAATCCCGACAAACCCTAATTCGTCCTAGCTCGCGTTCCAGCTCGTCAGCAACCGATCAGCTCCATCCctaaggtgttcctgatcctagatgACCTCAGCTTCCGTTCGCATCACAGCCAGCTCGTGTTCCCGATCAACCAGCTCGCAATCCCGATCAGCCGCTTGCAAACCCGATAGGAAGTAGCTCGCGAACCCGATAGGAAGCAGACGCGTCCCGTCCCGTTCAGCTCGCATCCGACGACAGCCAGCTCACGTCCATCCGTGTGCAGCTCGAGGTTCATCCGTTCTCTTTGGTAGTCTGGTTTCAACCCTACAAACAAAGGTATACCGATTAATCTAAGAACATaatgatcaaaccctaaaaccctaatccattattatggaaaTCCAATGTTCttgataaaccctaaaaattgGTATAACCTAAAACTGATCATCTTATAATCACTAGATTGAAATCGATTCCATTAGAACatgttgattgattgttctgaTCTGAATTATGAAAACTTTAAATCTtggaatcgaaaaccctaaaaccctaaagcttgaaatcgattttaaattgttcttgcttgattgaatgattgatgatctgagttttaagattaatagattgattgaatcttgaaactaaaatcttaaggccttgaaacccttaaccTCATGTTGATAAAATCAGCCACTTAAATGTTTAAAACCTTAAATCTCGTTTTAaattcctaaaggccttgaaaccttaaatctcatattgcttaaaatttgaatgattgatttgaggtttaggattgattACATATTgcatgagagttaggttgctagattactCTGATTCTGAAACCCTAATATCTAGCCGCAtattaccaaccttgaaattggtaaacCCTAATTGATATGCAACTGAATGATAAGATTGAATGCATCTAAATTGATTATCCTTGTTTGCATTATATTCTGTTGTGGCCGTGTGATTTTGCTATGAACCATACCGAACGGCCGTGTGGCCTAACCATTCCGATGCATTGTTCATACTCGCGGCATTGTGCCCTTGATAGATCACATTGTTTGTATCATGTGATTGAAATCCGTGTGGCTTAATGCATCATagcttggccgtgtggcctagagAGACACCATATCTGAATGGTTGTGTGACCTTGCTTGCATATCTCATGAACCGATCTCTAGGATCGTTGTATCACATtacatggccgtgtggcctaagcATCACATATAGACCTAGCATTCTCGACTTGTTTCGCACCATGATCGAGTAGTAAAGTGTTTTGGTCgagagacttatgaaatcatatgcactgattattttgaattggttgcatcctaaatcatgaattgattgataatatgGTTTCAGATGCCGAGATTTGAGCCTTTGGATTATGCCATTCTAAATCCCTCTGGAGAAAATTATCTAGAATGGGCAATGAACACTTCAGTTGTCCTGAAATCAAGAGGACTCGGAAGGAGTATCATTCAGGGTGATTATGCAACTAGAAGTGAAAAGTTAagagccataacaattatgcgccatcatctcactgaggatctgagaaatcagtatctatatatattgagaatcctcgtgacctttggacatAATTAAAGTCCAGATACGCAATGGTATTATTACCAAAGGTCATACATGAATGGATGAGTCTCAGATTCCAAGACTTTGAGTCTGTGGCCGAGTATCACTTCGCTTTGTCCGGAGTCGTTTACAAACTGAGACTATGTGGTGAAGTGGTAACAGATGAGGATTTACTCTTCAAGacatactccacattccatccaggAAATCTGTTGTCAAAACATATCTATATAGAAAGAGGTTTCACCACCTATAATGACATGATCTCTTGCCTAACGGTAATTGAGAATGATAAGTTGCTAAAGAGAAGCAGTGAGATGGGATATCCTGAAGCAAATAAGACTGATATGGATTAGGATGAAtccaaggcagccgtgtccaaTGTAACTGATGGTGTGGCCGGCATGTCTATTGACTAAAGAAAGATCTCGACATGCTAATTGTGTTTTAAgtctttgatttgtgttttgcttTAAACCTAATTATCATtcacaattttatatataataatagaatTGATTTGAGTTCATTACTATtatatcttgcctgatcttacttgataATGTGAATGATTGATAAAGAAATCGCCTAAAAGGCATTATGGTACGGTATAGTAGCCTAGTAAGAAatctatggctaaggcattgcctaaagggcattatatacacccaagaatgtatgacccattgagttaatatggtttccaaatagaaacaatgggcaaaaggaaacaagttctttcagatttaagaaagaaaaaaaatgcctAAGACCCTTTaagaaagtggtcaagactatacctatgtaatctactgatcaaaactatgctacagatcagtatgataagaggcaagagccgtggtgatcatactgatatatcccacgaaaattatacactttatggcaagaccggattagccatcctagtctaaacttg
The window above is part of the Brassica napus cultivar Da-Ae chromosome C8, Da-Ae, whole genome shotgun sequence genome. Proteins encoded here:
- the LOC106379733 gene encoding uncharacterized protein LOC106379733 produces the protein MVNALDLQSFILRARVLKLYRQALKIAHRAPPQARGELKQSIRQEMEKNCECKDKQKIRYLISEGLERIKQLDEMLDMQGH